The following coding sequences lie in one Niabella agricola genomic window:
- a CDS encoding helix-turn-helix domain-containing protein encodes MKAHNKKEKKEITFQFAVALHKAMEDTNFNPTKLALEIGMEKSHMQLIANGKKNLTLSTQVAIADGLGISYSQLAAYFDDVNPADEKKFIEYQKKQQELKAHNKKI; translated from the coding sequence AATAAGAAAGAAAAAAAAGAGATCACGTTTCAGTTTGCAGTGGCATTACATAAAGCAATGGAAGATACAAATTTCAATCCCACAAAACTAGCCCTAGAAATCGGGATGGAAAAATCACATATGCAGCTGATCGCTAACGGTAAAAAGAACCTCACATTGTCAACTCAGGTTGCGATTGCCGACGGTCTAGGAATTTCATACAGCCAACTGGCTGCTTATTTTGATGATGTTAATCCTGCCGATGAAAAAAAATTCATCGAGTATCAAAAAAAGCAGCAAGAACTGAAAGCCCATAACAAGAAGATCTAA
- a CDS encoding helix-turn-helix domain-containing protein, with protein MSGNSPHPGVDDSYDKLSSSTGVRKGTISDTITAKTDIRGSTLYRLLGALGYSFAQFGAIFDAVTEQEIDDHIERLTKGK; from the coding sequence ATGTCTGGTAATTCTCCGCATCCCGGGGTAGATGACAGCTATGACAAATTATCAAGCAGCACCGGAGTCCGTAAAGGCACAATTTCTGATACCATCACCGCTAAAACAGATATCAGAGGCTCTACACTCTATCGCCTGCTGGGCGCACTGGGCTATAGCTTTGCCCAATTTGGAGCCATATTTGATGCCGTAACCGAACAGGAAATTGATGATCATATTGAGCGGTTGACCAAAGGAAAATAG
- a CDS encoding DDE-type integrase/transposase/recombinase: MTVWRVLFKHKVKPIVKRRKKSDYKRYSKEIPGERVQLDVTKVRSKAYQFTAIDDCTRMKVIRVYPNKKAESSIHFLGEILDTFYLPVQRIRTDWGTEFFNEGFQYELHEHFIKYRPIKPRSPHLNGKVERTQQTDKVEFWSLFDINLDLNALAIE; encoded by the coding sequence ATGACGGTTTGGCGAGTATTGTTTAAGCACAAGGTTAAGCCTATTGTAAAACGGCGTAAGAAATCAGATTACAAACGCTATAGCAAGGAGATACCTGGAGAAAGAGTTCAACTGGATGTTACCAAGGTTAGAAGTAAAGCCTATCAATTCACGGCGATAGATGACTGCACCAGGATGAAGGTCATTCGGGTTTATCCTAATAAAAAAGCAGAAAGCAGTATTCACTTCTTGGGTGAAATATTAGACACTTTTTATCTCCCAGTTCAACGTATCCGAACCGACTGGGGAACGGAATTTTTCAACGAAGGCTTCCAATATGAATTGCATGAGCATTTTATCAAGTACAGGCCAATAAAGCCCAGATCCCCTCATTTAAACGGTAAAGTAGAGAGAACTCAGCAAACAGATAAAGTTGAGTTTTGGTCCCTTTTCGATATTAATCTGGATTTAAATGCGCTAGCTATAGAGTAG
- a CDS encoding alpha/beta hydrolase, producing MRYTILLALALIVIACNAPGSTAPDFKKPPSARDTLHFYSKNVKDSFTIYVNLPADYSADSSNRFPVVYLLDANLYFDIMATILNNYTAVGLTPPVILAGIGYKDFPAMDSLRNRDYTFPTAIPEYEMPVSGGAPQFLSFITNELAPSLDRQFRTDTLQQTLMGHSLGGYFTCYALQQRLAGKQHRFRNYIAASPSLHYNNYFLLHELKKAVPVLHDSLNVYITFGGLEKQDSLCRQLPLLLPSGITKKIDIYSALDHMDTQLPSFVKGLQWQAGTRNP from the coding sequence ATGAGATACACGATTTTACTTGCCCTGGCATTAATTGTCATAGCCTGTAATGCCCCGGGGTCTACCGCTCCGGATTTTAAAAAACCGCCTTCAGCCAGAGATACCCTGCATTTTTATTCAAAAAATGTGAAGGACTCCTTTACCATCTATGTAAATCTTCCTGCCGATTACTCAGCAGACAGCAGCAACCGTTTCCCGGTCGTGTATCTGCTGGATGCCAATCTCTACTTTGATATTATGGCCACCATACTCAACAACTATACAGCGGTGGGCCTTACACCTCCGGTGATACTGGCAGGTATTGGTTACAAAGATTTCCCTGCAATGGACTCGCTCCGCAACAGGGATTATACATTTCCTACAGCGATTCCTGAATATGAGATGCCGGTAAGCGGAGGCGCCCCTCAATTCCTGTCTTTTATCACCAACGAACTGGCCCCTTCCCTCGACCGGCAATTCCGGACCGACACCTTACAACAAACATTGATGGGCCACTCATTGGGTGGCTATTTTACCTGTTATGCGTTGCAGCAGCGGCTGGCCGGCAAACAGCACCGGTTCCGGAATTATATTGCAGCAAGCCCTTCTTTACATTACAACAACTACTTCCTGCTGCATGAACTTAAAAAAGCGGTTCCGGTACTGCACGACAGTCTCAATGTGTACATCACCTTTGGTGGCCTGGAAAAACAGGATAGCCTTTGCCGCCAGCTTCCCTTGTTGCTTCCATCCGGCATCACAAAAAAGATCGACATCTATTCCGCCCTGGATCATATGGATACACAGTTGCCGTCTTTTGTTAAAGGGCTTCAGTGGCAGGCGGGGACCAGGAATCCATAA